One genomic window of Erinaceus europaeus chromosome 7, mEriEur2.1, whole genome shotgun sequence includes the following:
- the LOC103109210 gene encoding olfactory receptor 6C4-like translates to MRNQTSRTEFILLGLTDRPEIQPIIFVFLFLTYIFSITGNLTIIILTLLDSHLQTPMYFFLRNFSFLEISFTSTFTPRLLFSISTGNKSISFDGCMTQYFFAILLGGTEFYLLAAMSYDRYVAICKPLHYTTIMSSRVCTLLVLCSWLAGFLVIISPIILTSQLDFCASNIVNHYYCDTGPLIEISCSDTIFLELLNFFLAAVTLVVTLLLVIISYANIIRTILKIPSTQQRKKAFSTCSSHMIVISLTYGSCIYVYIKPSAKEGVAFNKGVAVLNTLVAPLLNPFIYTLRNKQVKQAFKDMIRKIVKR, encoded by the coding sequence ATGAGAAACCAGACCTCCAGGACAGAGTTCATCCTACTGGGACTAACAGACAGACCAGAGATTCAACCCATaatctttgtatttctcttcctCACTTACATATTCAGCATCACTGGGAACCTCACCATCATCATCCTCACACTCCTGGACTCCCACCTACAGACTCCCATGTATTTCTTCCTCCGGAACTTCTCCTTCCTGGAAATCTCTTTCACATCCACTTTTACCCCGAGACTTCTGTTCAGCATTTCAACTGGAAACAAGAGCATCAGCTTTGACGGCTGTATGACTCAGTATTTCTTTGCCATATTACTTGGGGGCACAGAGTTTTACCTTCTGGCTGCCATgtcctatgaccgctatgtggccatttGTAAACCTCTGCACTACACCACCATCATGAGTAGTAGAGTCTGTACCCTGCTGGTTCTCTGCTCGTGGTTGGCTGGATTCTTAGTCATCATATCTCCCATCATCCTAACCAGTCAACTGGATTTCTGTGCCTCCAACATCGTGAATCACTATTATTGTGACACTGGACCCCTCATAGAAATATCTTGTTCAGACACAATATTCCTGgagctacttaatttttttttagcagcTGTGACTTTGGTGGTCACCCTTCTGCTGGTGATTATCTCCTATGCAAACATCATCAGGACCATTCTGAAAATCCCCTCCACTCAGCAAAGGAAAAAGGCCTTTTCCACCTGCTCCTCCCACATGATTGTCATCTCCCTCACTTATGGCAGCTGCATCTATGTGTACATAAAGCCCTCAGCAAAAGAAGGAGTTGCTTTCAATAAGGGAGTAGCTGTGCTTAACACCTTAGTTGCTCCTTTATTGAACCCATTCATTTATACTCTGAGGAATAAGCAAGTAAAACAAGCTTTCAAGGATATGATTAGGAAGATTGTGAAACGGTAA